Proteins from one Pseudomonas sp. KBS0710 genomic window:
- a CDS encoding proline iminopeptidase-family hydrolase, producing MEFIEKVREGYAAFGAYQTWYRVTGDLSTGRTPLVILHGGPGCTHDYVDAFKDVAASGHAVIHYDQIGNGRSTHLPDKDPSFWTIELFLDELNNLLDHLQISDNYAILGQSWGGMLGSEHAILRPKGLRAFIPANSPTCMRTWVSEANRLRQLLPEGVHQTLLKHEQAGTYQDPQYLAAARIFYDQHVCRVNPWPEEVARTFAAVDADPTVYHAMSGPTEFRIIGSLKDWSVVGRLSAINVPTLVISGRHDEATPLVVKPFLDEITDVRWALFEDSSHMPHVEERQACMGTVVKFLDEACSVPNKVLKAG from the coding sequence AAGGCTACGCGGCCTTCGGCGCCTACCAGACCTGGTACCGCGTCACCGGCGACCTGAGCACCGGCCGCACGCCTTTGGTGATCCTCCATGGCGGCCCCGGTTGCACCCATGACTATGTAGACGCGTTCAAGGACGTCGCCGCCAGCGGCCATGCGGTGATTCACTACGACCAAATCGGCAATGGCCGCTCCACGCACTTGCCGGACAAAGACCCGTCGTTCTGGACCATCGAGCTGTTCCTCGACGAGCTGAACAACCTGCTGGACCACCTGCAGATCAGTGACAACTACGCGATCCTGGGGCAATCCTGGGGCGGCATGCTCGGTAGCGAGCACGCGATTTTGCGACCCAAGGGCCTGCGCGCGTTCATCCCGGCCAACTCGCCCACCTGCATGCGCACCTGGGTCAGCGAAGCCAACCGCCTGCGCCAACTATTGCCCGAAGGTGTGCACCAAACCCTGCTCAAACACGAACAGGCCGGCACCTACCAAGACCCGCAATACCTGGCGGCGGCGCGGATCTTCTATGACCAGCACGTGTGCCGAGTGAACCCGTGGCCGGAAGAAGTGGCCCGCACCTTTGCAGCCGTGGACGCCGACCCGACGGTGTACCACGCCATGAGCGGCCCGACCGAATTTCGTATCATCGGCAGTTTGAAGGATTGGAGTGTGGTGGGGCGCCTGTCGGCGATCAACGTGCCGACACTGGTGATATCAGGGCGGCACGACGAGGCCACGCCCTTGGTGGTCAAGCCGTTCCTGGATGAGATTACCGACGTGCGCTGGGCGCTGTTTGAAGACTCCAGCCACATGCCCCACGTGGAAGAACGCCAGGCGTGCATGGGGACGGTGGTGAAGTTTCTGGATGAGGCGTGTTCGGTGCCGAACAAAGTCCTCAAGGCCGGCTGA
- a CDS encoding nucleobase:cation symporter-2 family protein translates to MTIPKASPQRPEDENLGVAANMAYGLQHVLTMYGGIVAVPLIVGQAAGLSPADIGLLIAASLFAGGLATLLQTLGLPFFGCQLPLVQGVSFAGVATMVAIVGSDGAGGVPAILGAVMAASFIGLLITPVFSRITQFFPPLVTGIVITTIGLTLMPVAARWAMGGNSRAADFGSMSNIGLAALTLVLVLLLSKIGSATISRLSILLAMVIGTVIAVFLGMADFSGVTQGPMFGFPTPFHFGMPTFHVAAIISMCIVVMVTLVETSADILAVGEIIDTKVDSKRLGNGLRADMLSSMFAPIFGSFTQSAFAQNVGLVAVTGVKSRFVVATGGVFLVVLGLLPFMGRVIAAVPTSVLGGAGIVLFGTVAASGIRTLSKVDYRNNMNLIIVATSIGFGMIPIAAPNFYDHFPTWFATIFHSGISSSAIMAILLNLAFNHFTAGNSDQQSVFVAGTERSLCFHDVAALRDGDYFSGGKLFDAEGQEIPVVAEVPRKAAKPETTEV, encoded by the coding sequence ATGACTATCCCGAAGGCGTCACCGCAGCGGCCAGAAGATGAGAATCTCGGCGTCGCGGCCAACATGGCTTACGGCCTGCAGCATGTGCTCACCATGTACGGCGGCATCGTTGCCGTACCGTTGATCGTCGGCCAGGCGGCCGGGTTGTCGCCGGCGGATATCGGCCTGTTGATCGCCGCTTCGCTGTTTGCCGGTGGCCTGGCCACGTTGCTGCAAACCCTCGGTCTGCCGTTTTTTGGCTGCCAGTTGCCACTGGTGCAGGGCGTGTCGTTTGCCGGTGTGGCAACCATGGTGGCGATTGTCGGCAGTGATGGCGCGGGCGGGGTGCCGGCGATTCTCGGAGCGGTGATGGCCGCGTCGTTTATCGGCTTATTGATCACGCCGGTGTTCTCACGGATCACCCAATTTTTCCCGCCGCTGGTCACCGGTATCGTGATCACCACCATCGGCCTGACGCTGATGCCGGTGGCGGCGCGCTGGGCCATGGGCGGCAATAGCCGGGCAGCGGATTTTGGCAGCATGTCGAATATTGGCCTGGCGGCGCTGACCCTGGTGCTGGTGTTGCTGCTGAGCAAGATCGGCAGCGCGACCATCTCGCGCCTGTCGATTCTGCTGGCCATGGTGATTGGTACTGTGATCGCGGTGTTCCTCGGCATGGCGGATTTCTCCGGCGTCACTCAGGGGCCGATGTTTGGTTTCCCTACGCCATTCCATTTCGGCATGCCGACCTTCCATGTGGCGGCGATCATTTCCATGTGCATCGTGGTGATGGTGACGCTGGTGGAAACCTCGGCGGACATCCTCGCGGTTGGCGAGATCATCGACACCAAAGTCGACTCCAAGCGCCTGGGCAATGGCCTGCGTGCCGACATGCTGTCGAGCATGTTTGCGCCGATCTTCGGTTCGTTCACGCAAAGCGCATTTGCCCAGAACGTCGGCCTGGTGGCGGTTACGGGGGTGAAGAGTCGCTTTGTGGTGGCCACCGGCGGCGTGTTCCTGGTGGTGTTGGGCTTGTTGCCGTTTATGGGCCGGGTGATTGCGGCCGTGCCGACCTCCGTGCTGGGCGGCGCTGGTATTGTGTTGTTCGGCACCGTGGCGGCCAGCGGGATTCGCACGCTGTCCAAGGTGGATTATCGCAATAACATGAACCTGATCATCGTGGCGACGAGCATCGGTTTCGGCATGATCCCGATTGCGGCGCCCAACTTCTACGATCACTTCCCCACCTGGTTCGCGACCATTTTCCATTCGGGCATCAGCTCGTCGGCGATCATGGCGATACTGCTGAACCTGGCGTTCAACCACTTCACCGCCGGTAACTCGGACCAGCAATCGGTATTTGTGGCCGGGACCGAGCGCAGTTTGTGCTTCCACGACGTGGCGGCGTTGCGCGATGGCGATTACTTCAGTGGCGGTAAGTTGTTTGATGCTGAAGGGCAGGAGATTCCAGTGGTGGCTGAGGTGCCAAGGAAGGCTGCAAAGCCTGAGACCACCGAAGTCTAA
- a CDS encoding nucleoside-binding protein, with the protein MKKALQGATVALTLLGGGEAVALEWMNNSVGFRYGQHFTNPNNPDDFSKRIYSFTHASGYQYGSNYLNLDVFLSDSSDPRKGTDHGGSEVYAVYRHQLYASRVFDVPLGTGLVKDYALTLGFDANRNNNFASAKKRALVIGPTLKFNTVGVLDLSLMYYKEKNHTGIPGAQESNHTFDDTYMLNLTWMRPFDIANHAAKFQGFINYVGEKGEDYHGRDTAPETLMRTALMVAVRPGKSVKPNLYLGVGYEYWHNKFGVDGGMGTRTSTPTVNLEVTF; encoded by the coding sequence ATGAAAAAGGCATTACAGGGCGCCACCGTTGCATTGACTCTTCTCGGCGGTGGGGAGGCCGTCGCGCTGGAATGGATGAACAACAGCGTAGGGTTTCGCTACGGTCAGCACTTCACCAACCCCAACAACCCCGACGACTTCAGCAAGCGCATCTACAGCTTTACCCACGCCAGCGGCTACCAGTACGGCAGCAACTACCTGAACCTTGATGTGTTTTTGTCCGACAGCAGCGACCCGCGCAAGGGCACCGACCACGGTGGCAGTGAGGTCTACGCCGTGTACCGACACCAGCTGTACGCTTCACGGGTATTCGATGTGCCGCTGGGCACCGGCCTGGTCAAGGATTACGCGCTGACCCTGGGCTTCGACGCCAACCGCAACAACAACTTCGCCTCAGCCAAAAAACGCGCGCTGGTGATCGGCCCGACGTTGAAGTTCAACACCGTCGGTGTGCTGGATTTGAGCCTGATGTACTACAAGGAAAAGAACCACACCGGCATCCCAGGTGCGCAAGAGTCGAACCACACCTTCGACGACACCTACATGCTCAACCTGACCTGGATGCGCCCGTTCGACATCGCCAACCATGCGGCGAAGTTCCAGGGCTTTATCAATTATGTCGGGGAAAAGGGCGAGGACTACCACGGCCGCGACACCGCGCCGGAAACCCTGATGCGCACGGCGTTGATGGTGGCGGTGCGGCCGGGTAAAAGCGTGAAGCCGAACCTGTACCTGGGGGTGGGTTACGAGTACTGGCATAACAAGTTTGGGGTGGATGGAGGCATGGGTACCCGTACATCCACACCGACAGTCAACCTGGAAGTCACCTTCTAA
- the punC gene encoding purine nucleoside transporter PunC, whose amino-acid sequence MKNSFGFTWYLAGLSMLGYLAMDMYLPAFGAMGEQLQISAGAVGASLSIFLAGFALGQLLWGPLSDRMGRKPVLLAGLSLFVLGCAGMFWVETAPQLLALRFMQAIGVCSAAVSWQALVIDRYPADKAHRVFASIMPLMSLSPALAPLLGAMVLNHFGWQAIFAVLLGVSVLLLLPTLFLRKMPTRRAEEGEPSRLGYGQLLTSRVFTGNVMIFAACSASFFAWLTASPFILGDMGYSPNDIGLSYVLPTLAFLVGGYSCRSALQHYQGKTLLPWLLVAYCISMVALYLVATLTVPTLTTLLIPFCLMALVNGASYPIVVANALMPFAENSGKAAALQNTLQLGLCFLSSLLVSSMIEQPLLITVIVMLATAPLAVLGYWLARPKTDNSELANA is encoded by the coding sequence ATGAAAAATTCTTTTGGTTTCACTTGGTATCTGGCAGGGCTGAGCATGCTCGGTTATCTGGCCATGGACATGTACTTGCCGGCGTTTGGCGCCATGGGCGAGCAGTTGCAGATCAGTGCGGGCGCAGTCGGCGCCAGCTTGAGTATTTTCCTCGCCGGCTTTGCGCTCGGGCAGTTGCTGTGGGGGCCGTTGTCCGATCGCATGGGGCGCAAGCCGGTGCTGCTCGCCGGGCTGAGCCTGTTTGTGCTGGGCTGCGCGGGGATGTTCTGGGTCGAGACGGCGCCGCAGTTATTGGCGTTGCGGTTTATGCAGGCGATTGGCGTGTGTTCCGCCGCCGTGAGTTGGCAGGCGTTGGTGATTGACCGTTACCCGGCCGACAAGGCCCACCGCGTGTTCGCCAGCATCATGCCGCTGATGTCGCTGTCACCGGCGCTGGCGCCGCTGTTGGGCGCCATGGTGCTGAACCACTTTGGCTGGCAGGCGATTTTCGCGGTGTTGCTGGGCGTATCAGTGCTGTTGCTGTTGCCGACGTTGTTCCTGCGCAAAATGCCGACACGTCGGGCCGAGGAGGGCGAACCTTCGCGCCTGGGCTATGGGCAGTTGCTGACCTCCCGCGTGTTTACCGGCAACGTGATGATCTTCGCCGCGTGTTCGGCCAGCTTTTTTGCTTGGCTCACCGCGTCGCCGTTCATCCTTGGCGACATGGGTTACAGCCCGAATGACATCGGCCTGAGTTACGTGTTGCCGACATTGGCCTTTCTGGTTGGCGGTTACAGCTGTCGCAGCGCCTTGCAGCATTACCAGGGCAAAACCCTGCTGCCGTGGTTGCTGGTGGCCTATTGCATCAGCATGGTCGCCTTGTACCTGGTTGCGACCTTGACGGTGCCGACCCTGACTACCTTGTTGATTCCGTTCTGCCTGATGGCGTTGGTCAACGGCGCCAGCTACCCGATCGTAGTGGCGAATGCGCTGATGCCCTTTGCGGAAAATTCCGGCAAGGCGGCGGCGCTGCAGAACACCCTGCAATTGGGTCTTTGTTTTCTGAGCAGCCTGCTGGTGTCGTCGATGATCGAGCAGCCGCTGTTGATCACGGTGATTGTGATGCTGGCGACTGCGCCGTTGGCGGTGTTGGGTTACTGGTTGGCGCGGCCCAAAACAGATAATTCGGAACTGGCAAACGCTTAA
- the punR gene encoding DNA-binding transcriptional activator PunR, with product MWSEYSLDVVDAVARHGSFSAAAQELHRVPSAISYTVRQLEEWLAVPLFVRRHRDVELTPAGRLFIDEARGVMKKMLGTRRLCQQVANGWSGQLKVAVDSIVKPQRCRQLVLDFYRQFPEVELLLEYEVYNGVWDALADERTDIVIGATSAVPVASRFTFRDMGLLNWLCVVSAQHPLASVNGLLNDDQLRPFASLCMTDTSRNLPKRDTWTLDNQRRLVVPNWASALDCLRDGLCVGMAPAHQVLPWVERGELVALQLSRPFPASPSCVAWAQDKLSPAMSWLLEYLGDTETMNQEWLNGPDL from the coding sequence ATGTGGTCCGAATACTCCCTGGATGTGGTCGATGCCGTGGCACGCCATGGCAGCTTCAGCGCCGCCGCCCAGGAATTGCACCGCGTGCCGTCAGCCATCAGCTATACAGTGCGCCAGCTGGAGGAATGGCTGGCGGTGCCGCTGTTTGTGCGCCGCCATCGCGATGTGGAGCTGACGCCCGCCGGCCGTTTGTTTATAGACGAGGCGCGCGGGGTGATGAAAAAAATGCTCGGCACCCGGCGTTTGTGCCAGCAGGTGGCGAATGGCTGGAGCGGCCAGTTGAAGGTGGCGGTGGACTCCATCGTCAAACCCCAGCGCTGCCGGCAACTGGTGCTGGATTTTTACCGGCAGTTCCCCGAGGTGGAATTGCTGCTCGAATACGAGGTGTACAACGGCGTGTGGGACGCCCTGGCCGATGAGCGCACCGACATTGTGATCGGCGCCACCAGCGCGGTACCGGTGGCCAGCCGCTTCACGTTTAGGGACATGGGCCTGCTCAACTGGCTGTGTGTGGTCAGCGCCCAGCACCCGCTGGCGAGCGTCAACGGTTTGCTCAATGATGACCAATTGCGCCCGTTCGCCTCCTTGTGCATGACCGACACCTCGCGCAACCTGCCCAAGCGTGACACCTGGACCCTGGATAACCAGCGCCGCTTGGTCGTGCCCAACTGGGCCTCGGCGCTCGATTGCCTGCGCGATGGGCTGTGCGTGGGCATGGCGCCGGCCCATCAGGTATTGCCGTGGGTCGAGCGTGGCGAGCTGGTGGCGCTGCAACTGAGCCGGCCGTTTCCGGCCAGCCCGTCGTGTGTGGCGTGGGCGCAGGATAAGTTGTCGCCGGCGATGAGTTGGTTGTTGGAGTACCTGGGTGATACAGAAACCATGAACCAGGAATGGCTCAATGGCCCGGATCTCTGA
- a CDS encoding acetylornithine transaminase: MTAACLMTTYQPMALSFTRGLGTRLWDQQGREYLDAVAGVAVTNVGHSHPKLVTAISEQAGLLLHTSNLYSIDWQQRLAERLTQLSGLDRAFFNNSGAEANETALKLARLHGWKKGIEEPLVVVMENAFHGRTLGTMAASDGPSVRLGFQRLPGDFLKVRFGDLAALAAITEQFGTRIAAVLLEPIQGESGVLPAPPGYLKALRDHCTRHGWLMMLDEIQTGIGRTGAWFAFQHEGIVPDVITLAKGLGNGVPIGACLARDAVAQLFTPGSHGSTFGGNPLACRVGCTVLDIIEEQGLLHNAALQGERLLARLRVELSEHPQVLAIRGQGLMVGIELARPYRDLAQRAAQEHGLLINVTRGKIIRLLPPLTLDAKEVEMIVRAITRLLD; encoded by the coding sequence ATGACCGCCGCCTGCCTGATGACCACCTATCAACCCATGGCCCTGAGCTTTACCCGGGGCCTGGGCACGCGCCTGTGGGACCAGCAGGGCCGTGAATACCTCGACGCCGTGGCCGGTGTGGCGGTAACCAATGTCGGGCACTCCCACCCCAAACTGGTGACGGCGATCAGCGAGCAGGCGGGCCTGTTGCTGCACACGTCGAACCTCTACAGCATCGACTGGCAGCAGCGCCTGGCCGAGCGGCTGACGCAGTTATCCGGCCTGGACCGTGCTTTTTTCAATAACTCCGGCGCCGAAGCCAACGAGACCGCGCTGAAACTGGCGCGGCTGCATGGCTGGAAAAAAGGCATCGAAGAGCCTTTGGTGGTGGTGATGGAGAACGCGTTTCACGGGCGTACGCTGGGCACCATGGCCGCCAGCGACGGGCCTTCGGTGCGCTTGGGTTTCCAGCGCCTGCCGGGGGATTTTCTCAAGGTGCGCTTTGGCGACTTGGCCGCATTGGCGGCCATTACCGAACAATTCGGCACGCGCATCGCGGCGGTCTTGCTCGAGCCGATCCAGGGTGAAAGCGGCGTGCTGCCCGCGCCGCCCGGTTACCTCAAGGCGCTGCGCGACCACTGCACGCGCCACGGTTGGTTGATGATGCTTGATGAAATCCAGACCGGTATCGGCCGCACCGGCGCCTGGTTTGCGTTCCAGCATGAAGGCATCGTGCCCGACGTGATAACCCTGGCCAAAGGCCTCGGCAACGGCGTGCCCATCGGTGCCTGCCTGGCGCGGGACGCCGTGGCTCAGTTGTTCACGCCAGGCAGCCATGGCAGCACGTTTGGCGGTAACCCGCTGGCCTGTCGCGTGGGTTGCACGGTGTTGGACATCATTGAAGAACAAGGCTTGCTGCACAACGCCGCGCTGCAGGGCGAGCGCCTGCTGGCGCGGTTGCGGGTGGAGTTGAGCGAGCACCCGCAGGTGTTGGCGATTCGCGGGCAGGGCTTGATGGTCGGCATCGAGCTGGCCAGGCCTTACCGTGACCTGGCCCAGCGTGCGGCCCAGGAGCATGGGCTGCTGATCAATGTGACGCGGGGCAAAATCATCCGTCTGTTGCCGCCGCTGACGCTGGATGCCAAAGAGGTCGAGATGATTGTGCGGGCCATCACCCGTCTCCTGGATTGA
- a CDS encoding LysR family transcriptional regulator produces the protein MDLFQSMSVYVKVVEAGSMTAAAQECAMSTTMVGNHLRALEQRLGVSLLKRTTRKQSLTEFGGQYYQRCLEVLGLVADSELLAEQIHSETPKGSLRITAPPVFGTERLTPALSEFAQRYPQINLYVELSNERMDLVDSGFDVAIRLGELETSSLIARPMQAYTLTLCASPAYLARRGIPQTPDDLRQHDCLAFAYPANDNWRDTSKLWRMTGDEGEVEVPVAGLLTINSSQGLRQAAINGMGIIMLADALVQPDLESGKLVALLTTYQLPSRPMHLLYRQDRYRLPKLRAFVDFAMEKWAR, from the coding sequence ATGGATCTGTTCCAGTCGATGTCGGTGTACGTGAAAGTGGTCGAAGCCGGCAGCATGACCGCCGCCGCGCAGGAATGCGCAATGTCGACCACCATGGTCGGCAACCACTTGCGCGCGCTGGAGCAACGGCTGGGGGTCAGCTTGCTGAAACGCACCACGCGCAAACAGAGCCTTACCGAATTTGGCGGGCAGTATTACCAGCGTTGCCTGGAGGTGCTGGGGCTGGTGGCCGACTCTGAGCTATTGGCGGAGCAGATTCACAGCGAAACCCCCAAAGGCAGCCTGCGTATCACCGCGCCACCGGTGTTCGGCACCGAACGCCTCACACCGGCCTTGAGCGAATTTGCCCAGCGCTACCCGCAAATCAATCTGTATGTCGAACTCAGCAATGAGCGGATGGATCTGGTCGACAGCGGCTTCGACGTTGCGATCCGCCTGGGCGAGCTGGAAACCTCAAGCCTGATCGCCCGGCCCATGCAGGCCTACACCCTGACGCTGTGTGCGTCACCGGCCTACCTGGCGCGACGTGGCATCCCGCAGACACCCGACGACTTGCGCCAGCACGACTGCCTGGCGTTTGCCTACCCGGCGAACGATAACTGGCGCGACACCAGCAAACTGTGGCGCATGACCGGCGATGAAGGCGAAGTGGAGGTTCCGGTGGCCGGCCTCTTGACCATCAACAGCTCCCAAGGCTTGCGCCAGGCGGCTATAAACGGCATGGGCATCATCATGTTGGCCGATGCCCTGGTGCAACCGGACCTGGAGAGCGGCAAGCTGGTGGCGTTGCTGACCACTTATCAACTGCCCAGCCGCCCCATGCACCTGCTCTACCGACAGGACCGCTACCGCCTGCCCAAGCTGCGCGCCTTTGTGGATTTCGCCATGGAAAAGTGGGCGCGCTAA
- a CDS encoding HAD family phosphatase, whose amino-acid sequence MTIRAVVFDFGGVLFDWNPQHLYRKLIADDAERQHFLDTICTQAWNTEQDAGRSLAEGTRHLIEQYPQHEPLIQAYYERWHEMLRGALPEGVAILEALHKADMPLFGLTNWSAETFPYARANYPFLQHLRDIVVSGELRLIKPDPAIYHASLAQVRAHLPDIQASEVVFIDDVAGNVEAAVALGWQGIHHVSAERTAARLRELGVSF is encoded by the coding sequence ATGACGATTCGTGCAGTAGTTTTTGATTTTGGCGGTGTCCTCTTCGATTGGAACCCGCAGCACCTTTACCGCAAGCTGATTGCCGATGACGCCGAGCGGCAACACTTTCTCGACACCATCTGCACCCAAGCCTGGAACACCGAGCAAGACGCCGGCCGCAGCCTGGCCGAAGGCACCCGTCACCTCATCGAGCAATACCCGCAACACGAACCCTTGATCCAGGCCTATTACGAGCGCTGGCACGAAATGCTGCGCGGCGCGTTGCCCGAAGGCGTGGCGATTCTCGAGGCACTGCATAAGGCCGATATGCCGCTGTTCGGCCTCACCAACTGGTCGGCTGAAACCTTCCCTTACGCACGGGCCAACTATCCGTTCCTGCAGCACTTGCGCGATATCGTCGTGTCCGGCGAGTTGAGGTTGATCAAGCCTGACCCCGCGATTTATCACGCGAGCCTGGCCCAAGTGCGCGCCCACCTGCCGGATATCCAGGCCAGTGAAGTGGTATTTATCGACGACGTTGCCGGCAATGTCGAGGCGGCTGTCGCCCTCGGTTGGCAGGGCATTCACCATGTGTCGGCCGAGCGTACTGCCGCGCGTTTGCGTGAGTTGGGCGTGAGTTTTTAG
- the fabV gene encoding enoyl-ACP reductase FabV encodes MIIKPRVRGFICVTAHPVGCEANVKEQIDYVTQHGAIEGGPKKVLVLGASTGYGLAARISAAFGCGADTLGVFFEKEGEEGKLSSAGWYNSAAFEKFAVEKGLYAKSINGDAFSDEIKRLTIETIKKDLGKIDLVVYSLAAPRRTDPQGVVHNSTLKPIGKAVTLRGINTDKGVVVDTTLEPATQEEIDGTVKVMGGEDWQLWIDALRDADVLAEGAKTTAFTYLGEKLTQDIYWNGSIGEAKKDLDKKVLTLRDNLAALKGDARVSVLKAVVTQASSAIPIMPLYLSLLFKVMKEQGTHEGCIEQVYGLFKDSLYGSEPKLDADGRLRADLAELEPKVQDAVAALWNQVTDDNVNEISDFAGYKAEFLRLFGFEIDGVDYEADVNPTVKIKGLVQA; translated from the coding sequence ATGATCATCAAACCGCGGGTTCGTGGCTTTATCTGTGTGACCGCTCACCCTGTTGGCTGTGAAGCGAACGTCAAAGAGCAGATCGACTACGTAACCCAGCATGGCGCCATCGAAGGCGGCCCAAAGAAGGTGCTGGTCCTCGGCGCTTCCACCGGTTATGGCCTGGCCGCGCGCATCAGTGCTGCGTTTGGCTGCGGCGCCGACACCCTGGGCGTGTTTTTTGAGAAAGAAGGCGAAGAAGGCAAGCTGAGCTCCGCCGGCTGGTACAACAGCGCGGCGTTCGAGAAGTTTGCCGTCGAAAAAGGCCTGTACGCCAAGAGCATCAACGGCGACGCGTTCTCAGACGAGATCAAGCGCCTGACCATTGAAACCATCAAGAAAGACCTGGGCAAGATCGACCTGGTGGTTTACAGCCTGGCCGCGCCACGCCGTACCGACCCGCAAGGCGTGGTACACAACTCCACCCTCAAGCCGATCGGCAAGGCCGTGACCCTGCGCGGTATCAACACCGACAAAGGCGTAGTGGTCGACACCACCCTTGAGCCTGCGACCCAGGAAGAAATCGACGGCACCGTCAAAGTCATGGGCGGCGAAGACTGGCAGCTGTGGATCGACGCCCTGCGTGACGCCGATGTGTTGGCCGAAGGCGCCAAGACCACCGCGTTCACCTACCTCGGCGAGAAGCTGACCCAGGATATTTACTGGAACGGCTCCATCGGCGAAGCCAAGAAAGACCTGGATAAAAAAGTCCTGACCCTGCGCGACAACCTCGCCGCGCTGAAGGGCGACGCCCGTGTGTCGGTGCTCAAGGCCGTGGTTACCCAGGCCAGCTCCGCCATCCCGATCATGCCGCTGTACCTGTCGCTGCTGTTTAAAGTGATGAAAGAGCAGGGCACCCACGAAGGTTGCATCGAGCAGGTTTACGGCCTGTTCAAAGACAGCCTGTACGGCAGCGAGCCGAAGCTGGACGCCGACGGCCGCCTGCGCGCCGACCTGGCCGAGCTGGAGCCGAAGGTTCAGGACGCCGTGGCTGCATTGTGGAACCAGGTGACCGACGACAACGTCAACGAGATCAGCGATTTCGCCGGCTACAAGGCGGAGTTCCTGCGCTTGTTCGGGTTTGAAATCGATGGCGTGGACTATGAAGCTGATGTGAACCCGACTGTGAAGATCAAGGGTTTAGTCCAAGCCTAA
- a CDS encoding aspartyl/asparaginyl beta-hydroxylase domain-containing protein — translation MSKSAVQKKLVSVAWVLGVLLFIYCFPLTSLVFLLLVLFCGIYDFLRNGLYDRDTIKKYFVGNGRNTWILAPFNTLFDLLSLRNRHVYTMRDLPPAWREDLQQVIDDAMANKDEIISYLDERMAEKKRGMLFFQWYGRPIETTLDIPQLRKKLPFVKTIGVSVFNENRSTSFHFGPLRMMFRVLYNMAPAPHHEGVYIQVGKHKHYWHDDPLFIFDDTLMHASFNKNDAKRYCLFIDIVRPTLLPSVLNAVISGFAGLVFTLRRVFYKNWKLIQ, via the coding sequence ATGAGTAAAAGTGCTGTGCAAAAAAAACTGGTCTCAGTCGCCTGGGTACTCGGCGTACTGCTGTTCATCTATTGCTTCCCACTTACCAGCCTGGTGTTTCTGCTGCTGGTGCTGTTCTGCGGCATCTATGACTTCCTGCGCAACGGCCTGTACGACCGCGACACCATCAAGAAATACTTCGTCGGCAACGGCCGCAACACCTGGATATTGGCGCCATTCAATACCCTGTTCGACCTGTTGAGCCTGCGCAACCGCCACGTTTACACCATGCGCGACCTGCCGCCGGCCTGGCGCGAAGACCTGCAACAGGTCATCGATGACGCCATGGCCAACAAGGACGAAATCATCAGCTACCTGGACGAGCGCATGGCCGAGAAAAAGCGCGGCATGCTGTTCTTCCAATGGTACGGCCGCCCGATCGAAACCACCCTGGACATCCCGCAACTGCGCAAAAAACTGCCGTTTGTGAAGACTATCGGCGTGTCGGTGTTCAACGAAAACCGCTCCACGTCCTTCCACTTCGGCCCGCTGCGCATGATGTTCCGCGTGCTTTACAACATGGCGCCGGCGCCGCATCACGAGGGTGTTTACATCCAGGTGGGCAAGCACAAGCACTACTGGCACGATGACCCGCTGTTCATCTTCGATGACACGCTGATGCATGCCTCTTTCAACAAAAACGACGCAAAGCGTTACTGCCTGTTCATTGACATCGTGCGGCCGACCTTGCTGCCCTCGGTGCTGAATGCCGTGATTTCGGGCTTTGCCGGGTTGGTGTTTACCCTGCGTCGGGTTTTCTACAAAAACTGGAAGCTGATTCAGTAA